The Penicillium digitatum chromosome 6, complete sequence genome has a window encoding:
- a CDS encoding Phosphoribosylaminoimidazole-succinocarboxamide synthase, protein MAQALTTTDLQGALPLIARGKVRDLYEIDDKTLLFVASDRISAYDVIMENGIPNKGVLLTLCTQTWFKALTEANPSLRTHFITLDLPPQIPESLRPILQNRSMQVRKLRILPIEAIVRGYITGSAWNEYKKSGTVHGIKVPAGLQESQAFPDGPIYTPSTKAEQGEHDENIHPDQAVAILGEPYASTVAKMAVELYKTAHEYALERGVIIADTKFEFGVDEETGEVVLADEVLTPDSSRFWPKESYTVGRGQASFDKQFLRDWLVSEGLKGKEGVRMPDDIALKTAEKYQEAWEKITGGKI, encoded by the exons ATGGCTCAAGCTCTGACTACCACAGATTTGCAGGGTGCCTTGCCCCTTATCGCCAGAGGCAAGGTCCGCGACCTCTATGAAATTGACGACAAGACCCTCCTCTTCGTTGCGAGCGATCGCATCTCCGCCTACGATGTGATCATGGAGAAC GGTATCCCTAACAAAGGCGTTCTCCTCACCCTCTGCACGCAAACGTGGTTCAAGGCCCTGACAGAGGCAAACCCCTCTCTCCGCACCCACTTCATTACCCTCGACCTCCCGCCCCAGATCCCGGAATCCCTCCGCCCTATCCTGCAGAATCGGAGTATGCAAGTACGCAAGCTGCGCATTCTCCCCATTGAGGCAATCGTCCGCGGATACATCACCGGCTCGGCATGGAATGAATATAAGAAGTCCGGGACCGTGCATGGAATCAAGGTCCCCGCCGGTCTACAGGAGAGCCAGGCTTTCCCCGACGGGCCCATCTATACCCCCAGCACGAAGGCAGAGCAAGGCGAGCATGATGAGAATATTCATCCGGATCAAG CTGTCGCCATCCTGGGTGAACCCTACGCTTCGACGGTTGCCAAGATGGCCGTTGAGCTCTACAAGACAGCGCACGAGTACGCTCTTGAGCGGGGTGTGATCATCGCCGACACCAAGTTTGAGTTTGGGGTTGACGAGGAAACTGGTGAGGTCGTGCTAGCTGATGAAGTCCTGACGCCCGACTCCTCCCGCTTCTGGCCTAAGGAATCTTACACTGTCGGTCGCGGCCAGGCCAGTTTCGACAAGCAGTTCCTGCGTGACTGGTTGGTCAGTGAAGGTCTTAAGGGCAAGGAGGGTGTGCGCATGCCTGATGACATTGCACTTAAGACGGCTGAGAAATACCAGGAGGCCTGGGAGAAGATAACTGGTGGGAAGATCTAG
- a CDS encoding Anaphase-promoting complex subunit Apc5, putative, which translates to MTRYLTPWRVSLLCLVTLYTEGVVPNSSAIDVLSFLTAGLFPLDAADKQWEEHYLPTISALEECLSHHESSVPGRTLWDLFLKNLWSIDSLDALETFFGEVIPSLLAKSRDELIHDRDNGIAPVVDDRIRLSRSSPLGAFVRRAYLEYTRLQFHDSVKLWAGFVKYRLPTYGYWSRRHREAEEIAVDVNLRDLGLDSTSHLSQVVYGNIEDDEDGEGEVSVKDAERLIEFQVGELQRMGGRVPDGMRAQLKRIMTSESSVPVMMYYLEYLDAWRAGDYTSAFDNLHRYFDYTMHANLDRSAYQFALLNLAIMQADFECFSEAISAVQEAVAIARESHDMNCLNFCMSWLYHFGKAFPEQMREVQNSGMLGNEKEGLTFLKAKSKETDMWSLMSTTLLSEAKLEMQQGESLASIVESFVRASHVNVTKGITSPTGAYMLLQGSMYARIGATHLAWLNTEIFRECYSEGQPHDDFVKITFRNCQVLAQKGKYKEASTRMNTIDPEKLRAFRYSNAWTYFSGLLQLQRQICRDDKVAVEHILSQLQAVQLRDFDMRMLLAFYSIEFTMRQGDYGRALRMVEQAAHSMQPENFDVHSQIKLLCLKAQILGKSGQPQRGFSLAMRAASIAHRSKVLADLWEAICTLATVLLSLREFEATGELVESIMPQVLESEDYSLIAQAYSLLVDANMGMAGELWSLEGRDSTSTRKEYINRALGYIDSAYDHFEEIEDIKGQTEMMAKKATVMHLTGDPVLANDYAAKYLDLRRLRTET; encoded by the exons ATGACGCGTTATTTGACTCCCTGGAGGGTGTCCTTGCTGTGTCTGGTCACGCTCTACACTGAAGGCGTAGTGCCCAATTCTTCTGCTATTGACGTCCTTTCGTTCCTCACAGCGGGTCTGTTCCCACTAGATGCCGCCGATAAGCAATGGGAGGAGCATTACTTGCCGACAATTTCAGCGCTTGAAGAATGTCTGTCCCACCATGAGTCCTCTGTTCCTGGGCGCACACTCTGGGACTTGTTTCTGAAGAATCTCTGGTCGATCGACTCACTGGATGCGCTGGAAACTTTCTTCGGCGAGGTCATCCCGTCGCTCTTGGCTAAATCACGCGATGAACTGATCCATGACAGGGATAATGGGATTGCGCCCGTGGTAGATGATCGTATACGCTTGTCCAGGAGCTCACCGCTTGGTGCGTTTGTACGAAGAGCTTATCTTGAATACACGCGGCTGCAGTTTCATGATTCTGTGAAGCTCTGGGCAGGATTTGTCAAATATCGTCTACCCACTTACGGCTACTGGAGTCGCAGGCATCGTGAGGCCGAAGAAATCGCCGTTGATGTAAACTTACGCGACCTGGGACTGGATTCAACCAGCCACCTTTCACAGGTGGTGTATGGTAACatcgaagatgatgaggatggAGAGGGAGAGGTCAGTGTCAAGGATGCAGAGCGATTGATCGAGTTCCAAGTTGGTGAACTGCAAA GGATGGGAGGCAGAGTTCCGGATGGAATGAGGGCTCAGCTGAAACGCATCATGACCTCAGAGTCTTCAGTCCCAGTAATGATGTATTATTTGGA ATATCTCGACGCCTGGAGGGCTGGAGACTACACCTCAGCGTTCGATAATCTCCACCGCTACTTCGACTACACCATGCACGCGAATCTCGACCGAAGTGCATATCAATTTGCTCTTCTAAATCTGGCCATCATGCAAGCCGATTTTGAATGTTTCAGTGAAGCTATCTCAGCCGTGCAAGAGGCCGTAGCAATTGCTCGCGAATCTCACGACATGAACTGCCTGAACTTCTGCATGAGCTGGCTGTATCACTTCGGAAAAGCTTTTCCAGAGCAGATGCGGGAAGTTCAGAACAGTGGCATGTTAGGCAATGAAAAAGAGGGCCTCACTTTCCTCAAGGCCAAATCCAAGGAGACCGACATGTGGTCTCTCATGAGCACCACATTACTTAGCGAAGCTAAGTTAGAGATGCAGCAA GGAGAGAGTCTTGCATCAATTGTCGAATCCTTCGTGCGAGCATCCCACGTTAATGTGACAAAGGGCATCACGTCCCCCACAGGTGCATATATGCTGTTGCAGGGCTCCATGTACGCTAGGATAG GAGCTACTCACCTTGCTTGGCTGAACACCGAGATCTTCCGCGAGTGTTATTCGGAGGGCCAACCTCATGATGACTTTGTCAAGATCACATTCCGAAATTGCCAAGTA TTGGCACAGAAAGGCAAATACAAGGAGGCATCCACACGGATGAATACGATCGACCCAGAGAAGCTCCGAGCTTTCAGATACAGCAACGCCTGGACTTATTTTTCAGGGCTACTGCAACTGCAGCGACAAATTTGTCG CGACGACAAAGTGGCCGTCGAACACATTTTATCCCAACTCCAGGCAGTGCAACTCCGTGACTTCGACATGCGCATGCTTTTAGCCTTCTATTCAATCGAATTCACCATGCGCCAAGGTGACTACGGTCGTGCTTTGAGAATGGTCGAGCAAGCCGCGCATTCCATGCAACCAGAGAACTTCGACGTCCACTCCCAAATCAAGCTCCTCTGTCTAAAAGCACAAATCCTCGGTAAATCCGGCCAACCGCAACGCGGCTTCTCCCTCGCCATGCGCGCAGCGAGCATCGCGCATCGCTCAAAAGTCCTCGCCGACCTATGGGAGGCCATCTGCACACTAGCGACGGTGTTGCTGAGTCTCCGTGAATTCGAAGCCACGGGCGAACTAGTCGAGAGCATCATGCCCCAGGTCCTGGAGTCAGAAGATTACAGCCTCATCGCGCAAGCGTATTCACTTCTCGTCGACGCAAATATGGGCATGGCGGGTGAGCTGTGGAGCTTAGAGGGCCGAGACTCGACGTCTACGAGGAAAGAGTACATTAACCGTGCGCTTGGATACATTGACTCGGCGTATGATCATTTCGAGGAAATTGAGGATATCAAGGGAC